In Bacteroides cellulosilyticus, the genomic stretch GTTCCCTCACCGTTGGGTTGGTTGGTGTGCGGAGTTGAAACCAGTAACAGTTTGGAAACGGGACTTCCTTTACGGAAACTATAGTCGGCATTTAATACTACGTCCTTGATGGGAGTAAACTGCAAAGCAATGGTGTTTGAAATGTCATGCTCCTGGTCAAGTCCCTTGCTTTTCCCATAGGTCAGGTCGGCAAATGTGCCGTCCGCTATGTCACGGCCGGGAGTGTAGGCGCCGTTGATAAGAATAGTACCATCCGGATTTCGGGGTAAGAATACCGGGGAAGCGTGGAAGGTATATTTTCTCCAATCCTCACTGTTATCGCTTCCACCTACATTACGGTTGTTGGTTGCCGGATAATCATAATCGCTGAAATAGATATTGGTGGAGTTGGTTATCTTGATAGAGGAGGTCAGCTGGAAATCGATCTTGCTGCGTAAGGTATAACTTTTCAGTTTATCGGGGTTGATTCGGTAAATACCTTCTCTTGAATAGAATCTTCCGGAAAGATAGAAACGAACTTTCTCGCTACCACCGGAAATATTCAGGTTATGTTCCATGGAGGGTTGGTTATTCTGGAAGATATAATCCCACCAATCCGTATTTCCGTAATGTACATAGCGCTCCACGCCGTCTACTGTTTTTATCAGTGCGGAAGGGAGTGAAGGGTCTTTCTTGCGGGCTTCCATGTAGGCATAGTCTTCTTCGGTGTATCCTAAGTAGGTACTTGTATTTTCCAAAAGACTTAACTTGTCGCTCAGGCGAGCCCATTCCAGGCCGTCCGTGATAAAATTGTCTGTATTGATAGTGGGGTTGCTCCAACCGAAGTGATTGGAATAATTCACCTGTATTTTTCCGGCATTCGGATTCTTGGTCGTGATAAGTACTACACCAAAAGCGGCACGGGCACCATATATGGCGGCAGAAGAAGCGTCTTTCAGTACAGATATGGATTCTATATCTTTGGGATTGATATAATTCATATCACCTTCTACACCGTCGATAAGTACCAAAGGCTTTCCGCCGTTTATGGAACCTACGCCACGTACATCAAAGGTTGCCTTTGAGTTTATGGAACCATCGCTGAAGGAAACATTCAGATTGGGAATCATTCCTTGGAGTACTTGCCCGGCATTGCCACTGACGCGGTGCTCTATTTCTTTCGAGGATATTTGGTCTACGGCACCGGATAGATTTGCTTTCTTGGTGGTACCGTATCCTACCACCACCACCTCATCCAGCATTTCACTATCCTCTTTCAGCGTAACTTTGGTGAGTTCTTTACTGGATGCGGGATAGGTCAAGGGCTGATAGCCTATATAGGAAATGTTGATTGTGGAGTTTTCAGGTACATTTGCCAAGGTGTAATTACCGTCTATATCGGTGATGGTACCATTGCTGGTTCCTTTTACTACAATGCTGGCACCAATTACCGGTTCGCCCGACTGGTCTACAATCGTTCCGGTAATCGTCTTAGTCTTCTGATTCACAGCCTCCTTCTGCAACAGCACTACTACATTGTCTTTCTCCATTCTGTAAGTAAGTTCCTTACCGGCCAGCATTTTCTGCAAAGTCTGCTCAATGGTGGCATTGCTTACGTTGAAGGAGACGGGCTGATCGAGGCCTGCCAGTTTCTCATTGTAGAAGAACTTGTAGTTGCTTACCTGCTCAATCTTTTTCAGTGCGGCACGCAACGGCGTGTTTTCCACAGTGACGGTGATCTGCGAGAAAAGGCTGAGTGATACACTCAAGAACATGGTGAGGCAAAGCGCCCGCATAGTTCTTAGATTCTTTGGTTTCCTGTTTTTCATATCAAATAAATTAAGTTGGTTTGATAGGTATACAGGTTTCCTTATGTCGCCGTCCAAGCGGCTTTTTCCTTTTAACTCACATTAA encodes the following:
- a CDS encoding TonB-dependent receptor, which gives rise to MKNRKPKNLRTMRALCLTMFLSVSLSLFSQITVTVENTPLRAALKKIEQVSNYKFFYNEKLAGLDQPVSFNVSNATIEQTLQKMLAGKELTYRMEKDNVVVLLQKEAVNQKTKTITGTIVDQSGEPVIGASIVVKGTSNGTITDIDGNYTLANVPENSTINISYIGYQPLTYPASSKELTKVTLKEDSEMLDEVVVVGYGTTKKANLSGAVDQISSKEIEHRVSGNAGQVLQGMIPNLNVSFSDGSINSKATFDVRGVGSINGGKPLVLIDGVEGDMNYINPKDIESISVLKDASSAAIYGARAAFGVVLITTKNPNAGKIQVNYSNHFGWSNPTINTDNFITDGLEWARLSDKLSLLENTSTYLGYTEEDYAYMEARKKDPSLPSALIKTVDGVERYVHYGNTDWWDYIFQNNQPSMEHNLNISGGSEKVRFYLSGRFYSREGIYRINPDKLKSYTLRSKIDFQLTSSIKITNSTNIYFSDYDYPATNNRNVGGSDNSEDWRKYTFHASPVFLPRNPDGTILINGAYTPGRDIADGTFADLTYGKSKGLDQEHDISNTIALQFTPIKDVVLNADYSFRKGSPVSKLLLVSTPHTNQPNGEGTSRYMPNKSLYKEMHWQTMYQAVNAFGTYSHLFAKKHDVKAMIGFNQEWRHWERSVARRSSPASEELGSFNLATGENVQVQGNADEWAIRAAFYRLNYDYLGRYLLEFNGRFDLSSKFPHNKRLGIFPSGSFAWRISEEPFFQSLKSVMDNLKFRVSYGTLGNQNVGPYDYIAKMKVTQGDYLMDSSYMSYLTTPDAISSNFTWEKSQTIDFGVDFSLFNGRFSTSFDWYQRDTKDMLTQGKKLPSVFGTSEPQENAANLRTRGFELSVKWQDKFLLAHQPFEYKVGFTLADNVTEITKFDNPDGQIDQFYVGKRLGEIWGYTVEGFFQDDMEYLKHADQTKVNRRIQRNYLINHPIAGDIKFKDLDGNGEISPGDQTLANPGDLRIIGNTSPRYTCSLNLGFNYYGFDFSTFFQGVLKRNWWPGKDNSFFWGPFTRQYENFYPKSIEQNSWTPENPNAYFPRLAVYAANEGGNYEGAQLRVYSDKYLQNAAYVRLKDITLGYTLPKALCSKIGFSSIRVYVSGTNLLTFSPLYKHNEDRTVDPEQLGDGNSYPFSKTFAFGFDFKF